From Anopheles darlingi chromosome 2, idAnoDarlMG_H_01, whole genome shotgun sequence, the proteins below share one genomic window:
- the LOC125952088 gene encoding zinc carboxypeptidase-like isoform X1, whose product MTPKWIALLLCLGAPMLLAEPVRFDNYRLYEVSITNQRQLDALQMLEQYPDGYIFWESPVQTNMKINLVVPPHKIAQFDELQTLLGIESRMKTANVQQLIDNESPYKSKRAFGWDAYYTLEEMYAWIDELVAQYPNILSVSTIGESYEGREMKAVKLSYKSGNPGIFIESNIHAREWITSATVTWILNQFLTSTEPDVRELAENYDWYILPVVNPDGLNYTKTTNRMWRKNRYPHSVLCYGVDMNRNFPGHWMEGGASSVPCSDTFAGPEVASEIETQHIMNYFVSVKDNIHAYLSFHSYGQYILFPYGHAGAEYSENYYDMMQMGEASAIAIYKRYNTAYEVGTTADVLYIASGSSPDWAHGTQGTPVAATFEFRDNGFYGFILPPDQILPNAMEVLDGLVAFVKEGKKIGYFTTAV is encoded by the exons ATGACGCCTAAGTGGATTGCTCTGCTACTGTGCCTAGGAGCTCCAATGCTCCTGGCTGAGCCTGTTCGCTTCGATAACTATCGTTTGTACGAGGTTTCGATCACCAACCAGAGGCAGCTCGATGCCCTTCAAATGCTCGAGCAGTATCCTGACGGA TACATCTTTTGGGAATCTCCAGTGCAAACAAACATGAAAATCAACCTAGTAGTGCCGCCTCACAAAATTGCTCAGTTCGATGAGCTCCAAACGCTACTCGGAATCGAAAGTCGCATGAAAACGGCCAACGTGCAGCA GCTCATCGACAATGAGAGTCCCTATAAATCGAAACGTGCATTCGGATGGGACGCATACTACACGCTGGAAGAAATGTACGCATGGATCGACGAGCTGGTAGCACAGTATCCCAATATTCTCTCAGTGTCCACTATCGGCGAGTCGTACGAGGGTCGAGAGATGAAGGCAGTTAAGCTGTCTTACAAATCGGGAAATCCGGGAATTTTCATTGAATCCAACATTCATGCACGCGAGTGGATCACTTCTGCTACTGTCACGTGGATTCTAAACCAGTTTCTCACCTCAACCGAACCCGATGTGCGTGAGCTAGCTGAGAACTACGACTGGTACATCCTCCCCGTTGTTAATCCGGATGGTCTGAACTACaccaaaacaaccaaccgaatGTGGCGCAAAAATAGATATCCGCATAGCGTACTTTGCTATGGTGTCGATATGAATCGAAACTTCCCTGGCCATTGGATGG AGGGTGGCGCATCGTCTGTGCCTTGTTCAGATACATTTGCTGGTCCTGAAGTGGCTTCAGAGATCGAAACGCAGCACATCATGAACTACTTCGTATCAGTCAAGGATAATATTCATGCGTACCTGTCATTCCACTCATATGGTCAGTACATATTGTTCCCCTATGGTCACGCTGGGGCCGAATATTCTGAAAATTACTACGATATGATGCAAATGGGAGAAGCTAGCGCAATAGCCATATATAAAAGATATAATACGGCATACGAAGTTGGAACGACGGCCGATGTTTTAT ATATTGCATCCGGCTCATCTCCCGACTGGGCGCACGGTACGCAAGGAACTCCGGTTGCCGCTACGTTCGAGTTCCGTGATAATGGATTCTACGGATTCATTCTGCCTCCGGATCAAATTCTTCCGAATGCAATGGAAGTTCTGGATGGGTTGGTTGCGTTCGttaaagaaggaaagaaaattggCTATTTTACGACTGCCGTATAA
- the LOC125952088 gene encoding zinc carboxypeptidase-like isoform X2 — protein MTPKWIALLLCLGAPMLLAEPVRFDNYRLYEVSITNQRQLDALQMLEQYPDGYIFWESPVQTNMKINLVVPPHKIAQFDELQTLLGIESRMKTANVQQLIDNESPYKSKRAFGWDAYYTLEEMYAWIDELVAQYPNILSVSTIGESYEGREMKAVKLSYKSGNPGIFIESNIHAREWITSATVTWILNQFLTSTEPDVRELAENYDWYILPVVNPDGLNYTKTTNRMWRKNRYPHSVLCYGVDMNRNFPGHWMEGGASAVPCTDTYAGPEAGSEIETKHIMSYFLSVKDKIHGYFAFHSYGQYILFPYGHTNTEYSENYYDMMEMGEAGAIAISRRYGTSYTVGTTADVLYINSGSSRDWAHGTQGTPVAATIEFRDTGYYGFILPPDQIVPNALEIMDGLVAFLRKGKEIGYFTV, from the exons ATGACGCCTAAGTGGATTGCTCTGCTACTGTGCCTAGGAGCTCCAATGCTCCTGGCTGAGCCTGTTCGCTTCGATAACTATCGTTTGTACGAGGTTTCGATCACCAACCAGAGGCAGCTCGATGCCCTTCAAATGCTCGAGCAGTATCCTGACGGA TACATCTTTTGGGAATCTCCAGTGCAAACAAACATGAAAATCAACCTAGTAGTGCCGCCTCACAAAATTGCTCAGTTCGATGAGCTCCAAACGCTACTCGGAATCGAAAGTCGCATGAAAACGGCCAACGTGCAGCA GCTCATCGACAATGAGAGTCCCTATAAATCGAAGCGTGCATTCGGATGGGACGCATACTACACGCTGGAAGAAATGTACGCATGGATCGACGAGCTGGTAGCACAGTATCCCAATATTCTCTCAGTGTCCACTATCGGCGAGTCGTACGAGGGTCGAGAGATGAAGGCAGTTAAGCTGTCTTACAAATCGGGAAATCCGGGAATTTTCATTGAATCCAACATTCATGCACGCGAGTGGATCACTTCTGCTACTGTCACGTGGATTCTAAACCAGTTTCTCACCTCAACCGAACCCGATGTGCGTGAGCTAGCTGAGAACTACGACTGGTACATCCTCCCCGTTGTTAATCCGGATGGTCTGAACTACaccaaaacaaccaaccgaatGTGGCGCAAAAATAGATATCCGCATAGCGTGCTTTGCTATGGTGTTGATATGAATCGAAACTTCCCTGGCCATTGGATGG AGGGTGGTGCGTCAGCTGTACCATGCACGGATACTTATGCTGGTCCTGAAGCAGGAtcagaaattgaaacgaaGCACATTATGAGCTACTTCTTATCAGTCAAGGACAAAATTCATGGCTATTTTGCGTTCCACTCGTATGGACAATACATCCTCTTCCCATACGGACATACAAACACGGAATACTCTGAGAATTACTACGACATGATGGAGATGGGTGAGGCTGGAGCTATTGCGATCTCTCGGCGATATGGCACTTCTTACACTGTTGGAACAACGGCCGATGTACTAT ACATAAACTCTGGCTCATCCCGTGACTGGGCCCATGGTACGCAAGGAAcacctgttgctgctacgaTCGAGTTCCGCGATACTGGTTACTACGGATTCATACTACCTCCAGACCAGATTGTGCCAAATGCACTGGAGATAATGGATGGACTTGTAGCTTTCTTaagaaaaggcaaagaaaTCGGTTATTTCACTGTTTGA
- the LOC125952088 gene encoding zinc carboxypeptidase-like isoform X3, which yields MTPKWIALLLCLGAPMLLAEPVRFDNYRLYEVSITNQRQLDALQMLEQYPDGYIFWESPVQTNMKINLVVPPHKIAQFDELQTLLGIESRMKTANVQQLIDNESPYKSKRAFGWDAYYTLEEMYAWIDELVAQYPNILSVSTIGESYEGREMKAVKLSYKSGNPGIFIESNIHAREWITSATVTWILNQFLTSTEPDVRELAENYDWYILPVVNPDGLNYTKTTNRMWRKNRYPHSVLCYGVDMNRNFPGHWMEGGASSVPCSDTFAGPEVASEIETQHIMNYFVSVKDNIHAYLSFHSYGQYILFPYGHAGAEYSENYYDMMQMGEASAIAIYKRYNTAYEVGTTADVLYIASGSSPDWAHGTQGTPVAATFEFRDNGFYGFILPPDQILPNAMEVLDGLVAFVKEGKKIGYFTTAV from the exons ATGACGCCTAAGTGGATTGCCCTGCTACTGTGCCTAGGAGCTCCAATGCTCCTGGCTGAGCCTGTTCGCTTCGATAACTATCGTTTGTACGAGGTTTCGATCACCAACCAGAGGCAGCTCGATGCCCTTCAAATGCTCGAGCAGTATCCTGACGGA TACATCTTTTGGGAATCTCCAGTGCAAACAAACATGAAAATCAACCTAGTAGTGCCGCCTCACAAAATTGCTCAGTTCGATGAGCTCCAAACGCTACTCGGAATCGAAAGTCGCATGAAAACGGCCAACGTGCAGCA GCTCATCGACAATGAGAGTCCCTATAAATCGAAACGTGCATTCGGATGGGACGCATACTACACGCTGGAAGAAATGTACGCATGGATCGACGAGCTGGTAGCACAGTATCCCAATATTCTCTCAGTGTCCACTATCGGCGAGTCGTACGAGGGTCGAGAGATGAAGGCAGTTAAGCTGTCTTACAAATCGGGAAATCCGGGAATTTTCATTGAATCCAACATTCATGCACGCGAGTGGATCACTTCTGCTACTGTCACGTGGATTCTAAACCAGTTTCTCACCTCAACCGAACCCGATGTGCGTGAGCTAGCTGAGAACTACGACTGGTACATCCTCCCCGTTGTTAATCCGGATGGTCTGAACTACaccaaaacaaccaaccgaatGTGGCGCAAAAATAGATATCCGCATAGCGTACTTTGCTATGGTGTCGATATGAATCGAAACTTCCCTGGCCATTGGATGG AGGGTGGCGCATCGTCTGTGCCTTGTTCAGATACATTTGCTGGTCCTGAAGTGGCTTCAGAGATCGAAACGCAGCACATCATGAACTACTTCGTATCAGTCAAGGATAATATTCATGCGTACCTGTCATTCCACTCATATGGTCAGTACATATTGTTCCCCTATGGTCACGCTGGGGCCGAATATTCTGAAAATTACTACGATATGATGCAAATGGGAGAAGCTAGCGCAATAGCCATATATAAAAGATATAATACGGCATACGAAGTTGGAACGACGGCCGATGTTTTAT ATATTGCATCCGGCTCATCTCCCGACTGGGCGCACGGTACGCAAGGAACTCCGGTTGCCGCTACGTTCGAGTTCCGTGATAATGGATTCTACGGATTCATTCTGCCTCCGGATCAAATTCTTCCGAATGCAATGGAAGTTCTGGATGGGTTGGTTGCGTTCGttaaagaaggaaagaaaattggCTATTTTACGACTGCCGTATAA
- the LOC125952092 gene encoding LOW QUALITY PROTEIN: zinc carboxypeptidase-like (The sequence of the model RefSeq protein was modified relative to this genomic sequence to represent the inferred CDS: substituted 1 base at 1 genomic stop codon): protein MGILLLSILFAVAASGELVRYDNYRLYRVEIDTSGQLQSLQQLELYPDGFIFLDSPVHVHKNVSLLVPPNKLADYEQLVQKLELRSESISNNFQAILDAENPPRKHRSQTDGFGWDEYQTLEDIYLWLDSLVVQYPSILSIQSIGKSYEGRDMQLVKLSHQSGNPGIFIEANIHAREWITSATATWLLNELLSSQDPDVQDLATNYDWYILPIANPDGFHYTKTTNRLWRKNRKPQNVLCAGTDLNRNFPYHWMEGGASQVPCNDIYAGPQPASEIETQNTIAFYETIVDKIELHLQFHSYGXYILLPYGYQDAGYPDNYSDQMAIAKAAASGFASRYNTQYTFGTIADVLYVDSGATTDWTHGYHKTPLSMCFEFRDNGPYGFVLPADQIIPNSEETLDALIAMIAKAKTMGYLQRQQK, encoded by the exons ATGGGTATTCTGTTGCTTTCAATTCTGTTTGCCGTGGCAGCTAGCGGCGAACTAGTGCGGTACGATAATTATCGTCTATACCGCGTTGAAATCGACACATCGGGGCAGCTTCAATCATTGCAGCAACTAGAGCTCTATCCGGATGGT TTTATATTCCTGGACTCGCCGGTACATGTGCATAAAAATGTAAGCCTTCTTGTGCCACCAAATAAGTTAGCGGATTACGAACAACTGGTGCAGAAACTAGAACTGCGTTCGGAATCGATATCGAATAACTTTCAAGCCATTCTTGATGCAGAAAATCCACCTAGAAAACATCGAAGCCAAACGGATGGATTTGGTTGGGATGAATATCAAACACTCGAGGATATCTATTTATGGCTCGATAGTCTAGTCGTTCAATATCCGTCAATACTGTCCATACAAAGTATCGGAAAATCGTACGAGGGACGGGATATGCAGCTCGTGAAACTGTCGCACCAATCGGGTAATCCTGGGATCTTTATTGAGGCAAACATTCACGCACGCGAGTGGATTACTTCAGCCACCGCTACATGGTTGCTGAATGAACTTCTCTCCTCGCAGGACCCGGATGTGCAGGATCTAGCGACCAATTATGACTGGTATATACTTCCGATCGCCAATCCCGATGGTTTCCACTACACGAAAACAACCAACAGATTATGGCGCAAAAACCGTAAACCACAAAATGTGCTTTGTGCAGGAACGGATCTGAATCGCAATTTCCCGTACCACTGGATGGAGGGAGGAGCCTCACAGGTACCGTGCAACGACATCTACGCCGGGCCGCAACCCGCCTCCGAGATTGAGACCCAAAACACCATAGCATTCTACGAGACGATCGTTGACAAGATCGAACTGCATCTGCAGTTCCATTCCTACGGGTAGTATATACTGCTTCCCTACGGTTATCAGGATGCCGGCTATCCGGATAATTACAGTGACCAGATGGCTATTGCTAAGGCTGCCGCAAGTGGATTTGCATCACGCTACAATACCCAATACACGTTCGGTACCATCGCCGACGTCCTTT ATGTTGACTCCGGCGCTACGACGGATTGGACACACGGCTATCACAAAACTCCTCTTTCGATGTGTTTCGAGTTCCGCGATAATGGCCCCTACGGATTCGTGCTGCCGGCAGATCAGATAATTCCCAACTCGGAGGAAACACTGGACGCTCTGATAGCGATGAtagcaaaagcgaaaacaatggGATACTTGCAGCGACAGCAGAAGTGA
- the LOC125952091 gene encoding zinc carboxypeptidase-like yields MGRAILTIFLLTCLLIIWNVEAANGKQRYDNYGVYRIDIETQEQLALLQQLESTRNELRFLDYPAQVNMSVEVAVPPTNAKTMMELFNMHKMHTTLLTSNLQKVIDEERPVRRKKQGEFGWEDYYTLNEIYEWIDTMVQQYSTVLTVNSIGRTYENRDMKVIKLSYKSGNQAIFIEANIHAREWITSATVTWILNELLTSEEPRVRYLAENYDWYIVPVSNPDGFEYSHTSDRLWRKTRNQHNLLCYGTDPNRNFNFQWNNGGTSTTPCSDTYSGPEPESEVEVSNISNYVKSVAAGVKLFLSIHSRGQLILCPFGYSNAPRAHNYRDLMQIGQRASVDMYKVHNKPYRVGTTSDVLYVASGIAVDWAFAVGGIQLAYTFELRDQVEFGFILPAEQIVPNAQELLEGFIAIVDEAKVLGYM; encoded by the exons ATGGGAAGAGCAATTCTCACGATCTTTTTACTAACGTGCCTTTTGATAATTTGGAATGTAGAAGCTGCCAATGGAAAGCAACGATACGATAATTATGGAGTGTACAGGATTGATATTGAAACACAGGAACAACTAGCCTTACTGCAACAGTTGGAATCTACACGCAATGAG TTGAGATTTTTAGATTATCCGGCACAAGTGAACATGAGCGTTGAAGTGGCAGTACCTCCCACTAATGCGAAGACCATGATGGAGCTCTTTAACATGCACAAAATGCACACTACGCTGCTGACTAGTAATTTACAGAA GGTCATCGATGAAGAACGTCCGGTTCGTCGTAAAAAACAGGGAGAATTCGGTTGGGAGGACTACTATACACTGAATGAAATTTACGAGTGGATCGATACGATGGTTCAGCAGTATTCGACAGTACTCACAGTGAATTCGATCGGTCGCACATATGAAAACCGGGACATGAAAGTCATTAAGCTATCGTATAAATCGGGTAACCAAGCCATCTTCATCGAAGCCAACATCCATGCACGAGAGTGGATTACTTCGGCTACGGTAACATGGATACTAAACGAGTTGCTCACATCGGAAGAACCTAGGGTACGCTACTTGGCCGAGAACTACGATTGGTACATCGTACCCGTCTCTAATCCGGACGGTTTCGAGTATAGCCACACTTCG GATCGTCTGTGGCGTAAAACACGAAACCAACACAATCTGCTTTGCTATGGAACGGATCCGAATCGGAACTTTAACTTCCAGTGGAACA ATGGTGGAACCTCTACGACACCCTGCTCGGATACGTACTCGGGACCGGAACCCGAATCAGAGGTAGAAGTGAGCAACATTTCGAACTACGTTAAGTCCGTTGCAGCCGGGGTGAAACTGTTCCTTTCGATTCACTCACGCGGGCAGCTGATTCTGTGTCCTTTCGGCTACAGTAATGCACCAAGGGCTCACAATTACCGGGATCTAATGCAAATCGGTCAACGAGCTTCGGTCGATATGTATAAGGTGCACAACAAACCGTACCGTGTTGGAACCACATCCGATGTGTTGT ATGTTGCGTCGGGCATTGCCGTCGATTGGGCGTTCGCCGTAGGAGGTATCCAGCTCGCGTACACGTTCGAGTTGCGCGACCAAGTCGAATTTGGGTTCATTCTTCCTGCCGAGCAAATTGTTCCCAACGCCCAAGAGCTTTTGGAGGGATTCATTGCAATCGTCGATGAGGCCAAAGTGCTGGGCTACATGTAA
- the LOC125952094 gene encoding zinc carboxypeptidase-like has translation MWIKLTLVVLASVACGVFSEQARYDNYRVYEVSIETHRQLQALQQLELNPDGYRFWESPVQTNMRLSIVVPPHKFAHFEEITSALAMKTRLQIEDFQKVIDNERPMRDNRATFGWTDYYTVDEIYAWMDEITAQNPTILSGTVYGKSYEGRDLKAIKLSHKAGNPGIFIEANIHAREWISSATATWLLNELLTSTNPAVQDLAQNYDWYFIMVSNPDGLAYTKTNDRQWRKTRQPVNALCVGTDPNRNFDYFWMNGGASSVPCSDTFAGLTAFSEPETKAMADYYATIANNINIQFSFHSYGQYLLTPFGYTGAPRPSNDADLQRIAAATASAIQATFGTRYTYGNSAQVLYVTSGSTVDYFVGVHGTRLGYTFEFRDTGATGFVLPANQIIPNGQETLNGIIAFVAEAKTLGYV, from the exons ATGTGGATTAAGCTTACTCTCGTGGTACTGGCCTCTGTCGCCTGCGGAGTTTTCTCCGAACAGGCCCGCTACGACAACTACCGTGTCTATGAGGTATCCATCGAAACGCATCGTCAGCTGCAGGCCCTGCAGCAGCTCGAACTGAACCCCGATGGGTACAGGTTCTGGGAGTCACCGGTTCAAACGAACATGCGTCTCAGCATAGTTGTGCCACCGCACAAGTTCGCGCACTTTGAGGAAATTACCAGTGCCCTCGCCATGAAGACGCGTCTACAGATCGAGGACTTTCAGAA AGTGATCGACAACGAGCGTCCAATGCGTGATAATCGTGCCACCTTCGGATGGACGGATTATTATACGGTGGATGAGATCTACGCCTGGATGGATGAGATTACTGCCCAGAACCCTACCATCCTTTCCGGCACGGTGTATGGCAAATCGTACGAAGGGCGCGACTTGAAGGCCATCAAGCTGTCGCACAAGGCAGGAAACCCTGGCATCTTTATTGAGGCTAATATCCATGCTCGCGAGTGGATTTCGTCTGCCACGGCGACCTGGTTGCTGAACGAGCTTCTCACTTCCACAAACCCAGCTGTACAGGATTTGGCTCAGAACTATGATTGGTACTTTATCATGGTGTCTAATCCTGATGGCTTAGCCTACACCAAAACGAAC GACCGCCAATGGCGTAAGACTCGTCAGCCTGTGAATGCCCTTTGTGTCGGAACTGACCCGAACCGGAACTTTGATTACTTCTGGATGA ACGGTGGAGCCTCGTCCGTACCCTGTTCGGACACCTTCGCTGGATTGACGGCGTtttcggaaccggaaacgaaggctatggcCGACTACTACGCGACTATtgccaacaacatcaacattcaATTCTCATTCCACTCCTATGGTCAGTACCTGTTGACGCCTTTCGGCTACACTGGTGCTCCCCGTCCTTCCAATGATGCTGATCTCCAACGAATTGCTGCTGCGACGGCATCCGCAATTCAGGCTACCTTCGGTACTCGTTACACCTATGGCAACAGTGCTCAAGTTCTTT ACGTTACTTCTGGAAGCACTGTTGACTACTTCGTAGGAGTACACGGAACAAGGCTCGGATACACTTTCGAGTTCCGTGATACCGGTGCTACCGGCTTCGtactgccagccaaccagatCATTCCAAACGGCCAAGAAACACTGAACGGCATTATTGCTTTCGTCGCCGAAGCTAAAACCCTTGGTTACGTATAA